Proteins from a single region of Pseudomonas fulva:
- a CDS encoding DUF1993 domain-containing protein: MPLSMHSISIPVFTRQLTNLSTILGLAAANAEARKIEQSVLLASRLAPDMFPLSRQVQIACDTVKAGAALLAGVEAPSHADDETSFAELQARIAKTLEFVQGISAAQLDGSEDRTVTLKRRDKETHFQGQAFLLDHVLPNLYFHITTTYAILRHNGVELGKRDFLGTR, translated from the coding sequence ATGCCACTGTCCATGCATTCCATCTCGATCCCGGTGTTCACTCGCCAGCTGACCAACCTGTCGACCATCCTCGGCCTCGCTGCGGCCAACGCCGAAGCCCGCAAGATCGAGCAGAGCGTGCTGCTCGCCTCGCGCCTGGCGCCGGACATGTTCCCGCTCAGCCGCCAGGTGCAGATCGCCTGTGACACCGTCAAGGCCGGTGCAGCCCTGCTGGCCGGCGTCGAGGCGCCGAGCCATGCCGATGACGAAACCAGCTTCGCCGAGCTGCAGGCACGTATCGCCAAGACCCTGGAATTCGTGCAGGGCATCAGCGCCGCCCAGCTCGACGGCAGCGAAGACCGCACCGTGACGCTCAAGCGCCGTGACAAGGAAACCCACTTCCAGGGCCAGGCCTTCCTGCTCGATCACGTGCTGCCCAACCTGTACTTCCACATCACCACCACCTACGCCATCCTGCGCCACAACGGCGTGGAACTGGGTAAGCGCGACTTTCTAGGCACCCGCTGA
- a CDS encoding MaoC family dehydratase, whose amino-acid sequence MTQSSNTPYEALEVGQTASYSKAVEERDILLFAAVSGDHNPVHLDAEYAATTMFKERIAHGMFSGALISAAVACTLPGPGTIYVGQQMSFQKPVKLGDTLTVRLEILEKLPKFRVRIATRVFNQHDELVVDGEAEIIAPRKAVTVELATLPPISIG is encoded by the coding sequence ATGACGCAAAGCAGCAATACCCCCTACGAAGCCCTCGAAGTCGGCCAGACCGCCAGCTACAGCAAGGCCGTGGAAGAGCGCGACATCCTGCTGTTCGCCGCGGTGTCCGGCGACCACAACCCGGTGCACCTGGACGCCGAATACGCGGCCACCACCATGTTCAAGGAGCGCATCGCCCACGGCATGTTCAGCGGCGCGCTGATCAGCGCCGCCGTGGCCTGCACCCTGCCCGGCCCGGGCACCATCTACGTGGGCCAGCAGATGAGCTTCCAGAAGCCGGTCAAACTCGGCGACACCCTGACCGTACGCCTGGAAATCCTCGAGAAGCTGCCGAAATTCCGCGTGCGCATCGCCACCCGTGTGTTCAACCAGCACGACGAGCTGGTGGTCGACGGCGAAGCTGAAATCATCGCGCCACGCAAGGCCGTTACCGTCGAGCTGGCGACCCTGCCGCCGATCAGCATCGGTTAA
- the fadD2 gene encoding long-chain-fatty-acid--CoA ligase FadD2 gives MQPDFWNDKRAPGVANDIDMDAYQSVVEVFERSCKTFADRPAFSNLGKTLTYGELDRLSAAFAAYLQQRTDLKPGDRIAVQMPNVLQYPIAVFGAMRAGLIVVNTNPLYTAREMRHQFKDAGVRALVYLNMFGKLVQEVLPDSQIEYLIEARMGDLLPTLKGWLVNTVVKKVKKMVPAYHLPQALSFKQVLADGARLGLRPVSAAQGDIAVLQYTGGTTGVAKGTMLTHANLIANMLQANACMLQHGPDGTPLMKPGQEVMIAPLPLYHIYAFTMNCMCMMVNGNHNVLITNPRDIPGFVKELGKWKFSALLGLNTLFVALMDHPDFDKLDFSHLKVTNSGGTALVKATAERWQRLTGCAVVEGYGLTETSPIASANPSGDLARLGTVGIPVPGTGFKIIDDDGNELPLGERGELCIKGPQVMKGYWNRPEATAEVLDDEGWFKSGDIAVIDEDGFVRIVDRKKDMIIVSGFNVYPNEIEDVVMAHSKVASCAAIGVPDEKSGEAVKLFVVKRDDSLTAEELKAYCKENFTGYKVPRQIVFRESLPMTNVGKILRRELRDNA, from the coding sequence ATGCAGCCCGATTTCTGGAACGACAAACGCGCCCCCGGCGTGGCCAACGACATCGACATGGACGCCTACCAGTCGGTGGTCGAGGTGTTCGAACGCTCCTGCAAGACCTTTGCCGACCGCCCCGCGTTCAGCAATCTGGGCAAGACGCTGACCTACGGCGAACTGGACAGGCTGTCCGCCGCCTTCGCCGCCTACCTGCAGCAGCGCACCGACCTCAAGCCCGGTGACCGCATCGCCGTGCAGATGCCCAACGTGCTGCAGTACCCGATTGCCGTGTTCGGGGCGATGCGCGCCGGGCTGATCGTGGTCAACACCAACCCGCTGTATACCGCCCGCGAGATGCGCCACCAGTTCAAGGACGCCGGCGTGCGTGCCCTGGTGTACCTGAACATGTTCGGCAAGCTGGTGCAGGAGGTGCTGCCCGACAGCCAGATCGAGTACCTGATCGAAGCGCGCATGGGCGATCTGTTGCCCACCCTCAAGGGCTGGCTGGTCAATACGGTGGTCAAGAAGGTCAAGAAGATGGTGCCCGCCTACCATCTGCCCCAGGCGCTGTCGTTCAAGCAGGTGCTGGCCGATGGCGCGCGGCTCGGCCTGCGACCGGTCAGTGCGGCACAAGGCGATATCGCCGTGCTGCAGTACACCGGCGGCACCACCGGGGTGGCCAAGGGCACCATGCTCACCCACGCCAACCTGATCGCCAACATGCTGCAGGCCAATGCCTGCATGCTGCAGCACGGCCCCGACGGCACGCCGCTGATGAAGCCCGGCCAGGAGGTGATGATCGCGCCGCTGCCGCTGTACCACATCTATGCCTTCACCATGAATTGCATGTGCATGATGGTCAACGGCAACCACAACGTGCTGATCACCAACCCGAGGGATATCCCCGGTTTCGTCAAGGAACTGGGTAAATGGAAGTTCTCCGCGCTGCTGGGGCTCAACACCCTGTTCGTGGCGCTGATGGATCACCCGGATTTCGACAAGCTCGACTTCAGCCATCTAAAGGTCACCAACTCCGGTGGCACGGCGCTGGTCAAGGCTACCGCCGAGCGCTGGCAGCGCTTGACCGGCTGCGCGGTAGTGGAAGGCTATGGCCTCACCGAAACCTCGCCGATCGCCAGTGCCAACCCCAGCGGCGACCTGGCGCGCCTGGGCACCGTCGGCATTCCGGTGCCGGGCACGGGGTTCAAGATCATCGATGATGACGGCAACGAGCTGCCCCTGGGTGAGCGTGGCGAGCTGTGCATCAAGGGGCCGCAGGTGATGAAGGGCTACTGGAATCGCCCGGAGGCCACCGCCGAGGTGTTGGACGACGAGGGCTGGTTCAAGTCCGGCGATATCGCGGTGATCGACGAGGACGGCTTCGTGCGCATCGTCGACCGCAAGAAGGACATGATCATCGTCTCCGGCTTCAACGTGTACCCCAACGAGATCGAGGACGTGGTGATGGCCCACAGCAAGGTGGCCAGCTGCGCGGCCATCGGCGTGCCGGACGAGAAATCCGGCGAAGCGGTGAAGCTGTTCGTGGTCAAGCGCGACGACAGCCTGACCGCCGAAGAGCTCAAGGCCTACTGCAAGGAGAACTTCACCGGCTAC
- a CDS encoding alpha/beta hydrolase produces the protein MQHRSFWLDGSDGVALFVNHWHAQGEPRAVVMLAHGMAEHSGRYARLGAALVAAGFELYALDHRGHGQTAQHGLLGHFADANGWDHVVGDLSTLNHHIRHQRPQAPVILLGHSMGSFIATAYLMHHSSSVQGAILSGSNHGKLGTYRAAALVARFERWRQGATGRSALLHWLSFGSFNQAFAPARTPFDWLSRDNGEVDRYIADPLCGFRCTNGLWLDLLDGLQRITPRASLKQIAPQLPILIIGGDHDPLSQGHGLQRLADALRRAGHSRTSLKRYSQARHELLNETNRDEVTRDLIDWLEQTLSQPQQRPSPPQEPTL, from the coding sequence ATGCAGCACCGCAGCTTCTGGCTCGACGGCAGTGATGGCGTAGCGCTGTTCGTCAACCACTGGCACGCCCAGGGCGAGCCCAGAGCGGTCGTCATGCTCGCCCACGGCATGGCCGAGCACAGTGGCCGCTACGCACGTCTTGGCGCGGCGCTGGTCGCCGCCGGCTTCGAGCTCTACGCACTCGACCACCGCGGCCACGGGCAGACCGCCCAGCATGGCCTGCTCGGCCATTTCGCCGACGCGAACGGCTGGGATCACGTGGTCGGCGACCTCTCCACGCTCAACCATCACATTCGCCACCAGCGGCCGCAGGCGCCAGTCATCCTGCTCGGCCACAGCATGGGCAGCTTCATCGCCACCGCCTACCTGATGCACCACAGCAGCAGTGTGCAGGGCGCCATTCTCAGCGGCTCCAACCATGGCAAGCTGGGCACCTATCGGGCGGCGGCGCTGGTCGCCCGCTTCGAGCGCTGGCGCCAGGGTGCGACCGGGCGCAGTGCGCTGCTCCACTGGCTGTCGTTCGGTTCTTTCAACCAGGCCTTTGCGCCTGCGCGCACGCCGTTCGACTGGCTCAGCCGTGACAACGGCGAAGTCGATCGTTACATTGCCGACCCCCTGTGCGGTTTTCGCTGCACCAACGGGCTGTGGCTCGACCTGCTGGATGGCCTGCAGCGCATCACCCCGCGCGCGTCGCTGAAACAGATCGCCCCGCAGTTGCCGATCCTGATCATCGGCGGCGACCATGATCCGCTCAGCCAGGGCCACGGCCTGCAACGCCTGGCCGATGCCTTGAGGCGAGCAGGCCACAGCCGTACCTCATTGAAACGCTATTCACAGGCCCGCCACGAACTGCTCAACGAAACGAACCGTGACGAGGTCACCCGCGACCTGATCGACTGGCTGGAACAGACGCTCTCGCAGCCCCAGCAGCGACCTTCACCTCCTCAGGAACCCACCCTATGA